The Devosia sp. A16 genome includes a window with the following:
- a CDS encoding MarR family transcriptional regulator yields MPLDVMGLFFFAYRDFVGDADALLERQGFGRAHHRVLYFVNLRPGMPVADLLDILKITKQSLARVLRQLVDNGYVEQKTGETDRRQRLLYATEKGRALFETLSATQTSRIESAIAALPPEGKRTVLRFFVGMVEPEDRGLLDRLRLTEEI; encoded by the coding sequence ATGCCGCTCGATGTCATGGGGCTGTTCTTCTTCGCGTACCGCGACTTCGTCGGCGATGCTGATGCACTGCTTGAACGCCAGGGGTTTGGCCGCGCCCATCACCGCGTGCTGTATTTCGTCAATCTGCGGCCCGGCATGCCGGTCGCCGACCTGCTCGATATCCTGAAAATCACCAAGCAGAGCCTCGCGCGCGTGCTGCGCCAGCTGGTCGACAACGGCTATGTCGAGCAGAAGACCGGGGAGACCGACCGCCGCCAGCGCCTGCTCTATGCCACCGAGAAAGGCCGCGCCCTGTTCGAAACGCTGTCGGCCACCCAGACCAGCCGCATCGAATCCGCCATCGCCGCCCTGCCCCCTGAAGGCAAGCGCACCGTGCTGAGGTTCTTCGTCGGCATGGTGGAGCCTGAGGATCGCGGGCTGCTGGACCGGCTAAGGCTGACTGAAGAGATATGA
- a CDS encoding tRNA-binding protein — MMAEISYAQFEQVDIRVGTIVEARVFPEARKPAYILLIDFGPELGIKKSSAQITVHYTPETLVGRQVMAVVNFPPRQIGPVRSEVLTLGYEDANGAIVLAAVERDVPNGKKLM, encoded by the coding sequence CTGATGGCCGAAATCAGTTACGCTCAGTTCGAGCAGGTCGACATTCGTGTCGGTACCATCGTCGAGGCCCGGGTGTTCCCCGAGGCGCGCAAGCCCGCCTATATTCTGCTGATCGATTTCGGCCCGGAGCTCGGGATCAAGAAAAGCTCGGCGCAGATCACCGTGCACTACACGCCGGAAACGCTGGTCGGCCGGCAGGTAATGGCAGTGGTCAACTTCCCGCCGCGGCAGATCGGTCCGGTGCGCAGCGAGGTGCTGACGCTGGGCTACGAGGACGCCAATGGCGCGATCGTGCTCGCGGCGGTGGAACGTGACGTGCCCAATGGCAAGAAGCTGATGTAG
- the proC gene encoding pyrroline-5-carboxylate reductase produces the protein MNLSDIGPVVLVGAGKMGLALARGWIAGGLPADRLVLCDPQPSEFATQFAAEHGIRLLPSPIGVLTHVLVLAVKPQVIYDVMAEIQPIVGSYTLVLSIAAGISLVGLSEGLQTERVIRTMPNTPAQVGRGITGAVGLSISDEDRETANALLSAAGQVMWFDDEAKIDGVTAVSGSGPAYVFYMVEALAAAARRQGFDDEQAMQLARATVTGAAALMDADPSPAGTLRENVTSPKGTTYAALQVLMAPDGLEPLLDRAVRAARQRSEELGRA, from the coding sequence TTGAATTTATCAGACATCGGCCCCGTCGTTCTGGTCGGGGCCGGCAAGATGGGCCTGGCGCTGGCGCGCGGCTGGATCGCGGGCGGCCTGCCGGCTGATCGGCTGGTGCTGTGCGATCCGCAGCCTTCGGAGTTCGCGACGCAGTTCGCCGCCGAGCACGGCATCCGCCTGCTGCCGAGCCCGATTGGCGTGTTGACACATGTGCTGGTGCTCGCGGTCAAACCGCAGGTGATCTACGACGTGATGGCCGAGATCCAGCCGATCGTCGGCAGCTATACGCTGGTGCTGTCCATCGCCGCGGGCATCTCGCTGGTCGGGCTCAGCGAAGGGCTGCAGACCGAACGGGTCATCCGCACCATGCCCAACACGCCGGCACAGGTCGGCCGTGGCATCACCGGGGCGGTGGGGCTTTCCATCAGCGACGAGGACCGCGAGACCGCCAATGCGCTGCTCAGCGCCGCCGGCCAGGTGATGTGGTTCGACGACGAAGCCAAGATCGACGGGGTGACCGCGGTCTCGGGTTCCGGGCCGGCCTATGTGTTCTACATGGTCGAGGCGCTGGCCGCCGCGGCGCGTCGCCAGGGTTTTGACGACGAGCAGGCGATGCAGCTGGCACGGGCGACCGTCACCGGCGCCGCGGCGCTGATGGATGCCGATCCATCGCCGGCCGGTACGCTGCGCGAGAACGTCACCTCGCCCAAGGGCACCACTTATGCGGCGCTGCAGGTGCTGATGGCCCCCGATGGCCTCGAGCCGCTGCTCGATCGCGCGGTGCGCGCGGCGCGGCAGCGCTCGGAAGAGCTCGGGCGGGCCTGA
- a CDS encoding YbjN domain-containing protein yields MAHLLELEPDRTVHPVDIIEHIASINDWNFERQDADEISISVRGNWADYHVSFNWMEDLESLHIAAAFDLKVPDTRRSEVKQLIALINEQLWIGHFDMWNHEGVVLFRNSHLLTGGAEVSPQQCEALLRSATDSCDLYYQAFQFVIWAGKGASEALSQVMFETVGEA; encoded by the coding sequence ATGGCACACCTTCTGGAACTGGAACCGGACCGCACGGTGCATCCGGTCGACATCATCGAGCATATTGCTTCGATCAATGACTGGAACTTCGAGCGGCAGGATGCCGACGAGATCTCCATTTCGGTGCGCGGGAACTGGGCCGACTACCACGTTTCTTTCAACTGGATGGAAGATCTGGAGTCGCTGCACATCGCGGCGGCCTTCGACCTGAAGGTGCCCGACACTCGCCGCAGCGAAGTGAAGCAGCTGATTGCGCTGATCAACGAACAATTGTGGATCGGCCATTTCGACATGTGGAACCACGAAGGCGTGGTGCTGTTCCGCAATTCGCATCTGCTCACCGGCGGGGCGGAAGTCAGCCCGCAGCAATGCGAGGCGCTGTTGCGCTCGGCTACCGACAGCTGCGATCTCTACTACCAGGCGTTCCAGTTCGTGATATGGGCTGGAAAGGGCGCCTCCGAGGCGCTCAGCCAGGTCATGTTCGAAACGGTAGGCGAAGCTTGA
- a CDS encoding metallophosphoesterase family protein codes for MRIAVISDVHGNRLALEAVEASIAMVGVDATINLGDLFAGPLDPVGTADLLIERNYPTVIGNHDRYIAQGLPPSQQPVDRFVSERLRPVHFDYLRSLPATRDIEGEVFLCHGTPTSDEEPWLDGWWTERTVTMPGEAEVTAKAEGLDFPVLLCGHTHVSRIVRLRDGRLVVNPGSVGLQFNYGAPDARYAVLERHGGRWSASIRAVPYDFEAAAQQVIANGFPKWAEAIRTGWASAIGLF; via the coding sequence ATGAGAATCGCGGTCATTTCCGATGTGCACGGCAACCGGCTGGCGCTGGAGGCGGTCGAGGCCAGCATCGCCATGGTCGGCGTCGATGCCACCATCAACCTGGGCGATCTGTTCGCCGGCCCGCTGGACCCGGTCGGAACCGCCGATCTGCTGATCGAGCGCAACTATCCCACCGTCATCGGCAACCACGATCGCTACATCGCCCAGGGCCTGCCGCCCTCGCAGCAGCCGGTGGACCGGTTCGTCAGCGAGCGTTTGCGGCCGGTGCATTTCGACTATCTGAGGAGCCTGCCGGCCACCCGCGACATCGAAGGCGAGGTGTTCCTCTGCCACGGCACGCCGACCAGCGACGAAGAGCCCTGGCTCGATGGCTGGTGGACCGAGCGGACGGTGACGATGCCCGGCGAGGCAGAGGTGACGGCGAAGGCCGAGGGGCTGGATTTCCCGGTGCTGCTCTGCGGGCACACGCATGTGTCGCGCATCGTGCGGCTGCGGGATGGGCGGCTGGTGGTCAACCCCGGCTCCGTGGGGCTGCAGTTCAACTACGGCGCGCCGGACGCGCGCTACGCGGTGCTTGAGCGGCATGGCGGGCGGTGGTCGGCCAGCATCCGCGCCGTGCCCTATGATTTCGAGGCGGCGGCGCAGCAGGTGATCGCCAACGGCTTTCCCAAATGGGCCGAGGCGATCCGCACCGGCTGGGCAAGCGCCATCGGGTTGTTTTGA